One window from the genome of Synechococcus sp. PROS-7-1 encodes:
- a CDS encoding MFS transporter, whose amino-acid sequence MDNDWIAEILPGNFWPIAIVWDSEMNLISSKRLLPQMPVAFWGLVLAYVAVAINTTVASVALPPISKAFVVDSEQLTWIVNCTPLAASAFMLFGGYWASLYGFRRVLVIGLSILMGSAVGASMVLDVNTLIAFRTFSGLGSALVMPSALVLAYQVVDESKRPTAIGLVTAAQAIGGLLGPLLAGYLITTVSWRAALLSVAPLLLVSILIVCSEIPKRAGPTGKPRSFDQIGATLTALFGTSSLLFLVNLSNQSNNRFISVFSIAISVLSLITLLIHESRCSNPLFQLKQLRKRSFLVPTGINWIVQLVYGGMIFLNMQYLQLVVGLSAFKAALLVVAATLVWILCSSLSGVLSKSIGSYRLAMLGLITASIGYGLIGFAGVSPNPFVLTVGFILSGSAGIEPAIMVHGVLASYDEDQRSFGASLNAMVMRYGLSTGIALSGLVLSTNLSSMMNETLSRMGESMKLNATGSIGGAFRVAESLPENERNTLISSAKLAFVDGYRDFYVLAIALYMFAFFILLLQSRGGRRWTSYIGSQFSKLSPFR is encoded by the coding sequence ATGGACAACGACTGGATTGCTGAAATACTCCCAGGCAATTTCTGGCCTATTGCAATTGTCTGGGACAGTGAAATGAACTTGATTTCATCAAAGCGACTTCTACCTCAAATGCCTGTTGCCTTTTGGGGTCTTGTACTTGCTTATGTTGCAGTAGCGATTAACACAACTGTCGCCAGCGTCGCGCTGCCTCCGATCTCAAAAGCGTTTGTGGTTGATTCGGAGCAGCTTACCTGGATTGTGAATTGCACACCGCTGGCGGCATCAGCGTTCATGCTTTTTGGTGGCTACTGGGCAAGTCTTTACGGTTTTCGACGTGTACTCGTGATCGGATTGTCAATCCTGATGGGGTCGGCTGTTGGCGCCTCGATGGTCCTAGACGTGAACACGCTGATTGCTTTTCGAACCTTTTCTGGTCTGGGAAGTGCCCTCGTGATGCCTTCTGCTCTTGTCTTGGCATACCAAGTTGTAGATGAATCCAAGCGTCCTACTGCTATAGGACTTGTCACCGCAGCTCAAGCGATCGGTGGTCTTCTTGGACCTCTTCTTGCTGGCTATTTGATTACAACTGTTTCCTGGAGAGCAGCGTTATTATCTGTAGCGCCTTTGTTGCTTGTATCAATTCTGATTGTATGTTCTGAAATACCAAAGCGCGCAGGTCCTACAGGCAAACCACGTTCCTTCGACCAAATTGGAGCAACTCTTACAGCTCTATTTGGAACCAGTAGCCTGCTCTTTTTAGTGAATTTATCGAACCAATCAAATAATCGATTTATTTCAGTGTTTTCGATCGCGATTTCTGTTCTTTCACTAATAACTCTTTTAATCCATGAATCGCGATGTTCAAATCCCTTATTTCAGTTAAAACAATTACGCAAACGATCTTTTCTAGTTCCGACAGGAATCAACTGGATTGTTCAGTTGGTGTATGGCGGCATGATCTTCCTCAATATGCAATATTTACAGCTTGTCGTCGGTTTGTCGGCATTCAAGGCAGCTCTGCTCGTTGTAGCAGCAACTCTTGTATGGATTCTGTGTAGCTCATTGTCTGGAGTACTAAGCAAATCTATTGGTTCATATCGGCTCGCAATGTTGGGATTAATTACTGCATCAATCGGCTATGGATTAATCGGTTTTGCCGGTGTAAGCCCTAACCCATTTGTCTTAACCGTTGGCTTCATTCTTTCCGGTAGTGCTGGAATTGAGCCAGCGATAATGGTCCATGGAGTTTTAGCATCATACGATGAAGATCAAAGGAGCTTCGGTGCATCCCTGAATGCAATGGTCATGCGATACGGTCTGTCAACAGGTATTGCCCTTTCGGGTTTGGTCCTTTCAACCAATTTGTCATCGATGATGAACGAGACACTCTCTCGTATGGGGGAGTCAATGAAGTTAAATGCGACCGGCTCAATCGGTGGAGCCTTTCGGGTTGCTGAATCCTTGCCAGAGAATGAACGTAATACACTGATATCATCAGCAAAACTTGCTTTTGTTGATGGATATAGAGACTTTTATGTGTTGGCCATAGCCCTGTATATGTTTGCTTTTTTCATTCTTTTATTGCAATCAAGAGGAGGTCGACGATGGACAAGCTATATAGGCAGTCAATTTTCAAAACTGTCTCCCTTTCGCTGA
- a CDS encoding Coq4 family protein gives MSNQINASYKIYFYHFLGNQYTSDYAWNNCFIQMLFNLDKKAQALKMVAGLSKWMKNPDELENVRAVAGSLRGTNLFAQSMAHLLSHPRFKALADERWRPPSKSLKELSLLPVGSLGKTYADELIKQGFSPDELMDNGEVTDLKSFVSHRLHETHDIIHVLTGFGTDLVGEMGLQAFALAQNRAPLAVLLISGSLLRALQNDEPLEPLLKAISHGFEMGLSADLVIAYKLEDQWDLSVEEWRKALGFNGSN, from the coding sequence GTGTCTAACCAAATCAATGCTAGCTACAAAATTTATTTTTACCATTTTCTTGGCAATCAATACACTTCTGACTATGCTTGGAATAATTGTTTTATCCAGATGCTTTTCAACCTCGACAAAAAGGCTCAAGCCCTGAAGATGGTTGCCGGATTATCCAAATGGATGAAAAATCCAGATGAGCTGGAGAACGTTCGTGCGGTAGCAGGAAGCCTTCGTGGAACTAATTTATTTGCACAATCAATGGCACATCTATTGAGCCATCCACGCTTCAAGGCGCTTGCAGATGAACGTTGGAGACCTCCTTCCAAATCCCTTAAGGAACTTTCATTGTTACCCGTTGGCTCCCTAGGTAAAACCTATGCTGACGAATTGATCAAGCAAGGTTTCTCGCCAGACGAGTTAATGGACAACGGAGAAGTGACAGATCTAAAAAGCTTTGTCTCCCATCGACTCCATGAAACACACGATATAATCCATGTTTTGACAGGTTTTGGAACTGATCTCGTTGGTGAGATGGGCCTTCAGGCCTTTGCATTAGCGCAAAACCGTGCACCGCTTGCTGTTCTTTTAATCTCGGGATCACTTCTACGTGCATTGCAAAATGATGAACCCCTTGAACCTCTGCTTAAGGCTATTAGTCACGGATTTGAGATGGGTTTGAGTGCTGATTTGGTTATTGCCTATAAATTAGAAGATCAATGGGATCTATCTGTAGAAGAGTGGAGAAAAGCTCTTGGTTTCAACGGTAGTAATTGA
- a CDS encoding DNA-binding domain-containing protein, whose protein sequence is MKSPQLLRLQQQFLASLHREPTPWLVDQIIPAQGFADAEEILNIYLHRAMARTVDPLHDVFKTVRWLIGADAFEKLLEKFYISSPGEPLNAQTLATEFASFLGCIDKETLDSLSATYSINIANVNFPQMLLAAGMLDWRCLWARLAPSRNRKPVQMLIQELQHRCHIWARPRLNRGSRLCISGVDLQALRELVGTDASEHHRLPMVEGGTATFLIFSDFDNQVIVRRLNHQETLLLNHCDGTHTLASLKHEGSYFNYTDLDTINLVHQLIIEGIIVDLQDELK, encoded by the coding sequence ATGAAATCACCCCAACTTTTGCGTCTTCAACAGCAATTCTTGGCGAGTCTGCACCGAGAACCAACACCATGGCTCGTTGATCAAATTATTCCTGCACAGGGATTTGCAGACGCTGAAGAAATCCTCAATATTTACCTCCATCGAGCGATGGCTCGTACTGTCGACCCACTGCACGATGTTTTCAAGACGGTGCGGTGGCTGATCGGTGCCGATGCGTTTGAGAAGCTTCTCGAAAAATTTTACATCTCGTCCCCAGGAGAACCTCTTAATGCTCAGACATTAGCGACTGAATTTGCTTCATTTTTAGGGTGCATAGACAAGGAAACCCTTGATTCATTATCGGCCACCTACAGCATTAATATTGCAAATGTCAATTTCCCTCAAATGTTATTGGCAGCTGGCATGCTTGATTGGCGATGCTTGTGGGCACGTTTAGCGCCATCCCGCAATCGTAAACCCGTACAAATGCTCATACAAGAACTGCAGCATCGTTGCCATATCTGGGCGCGCCCAAGACTGAATAGAGGTTCAAGACTGTGCATATCAGGTGTTGACTTACAAGCACTCCGAGAGCTTGTGGGAACTGATGCTTCGGAACATCACCGCTTGCCAATGGTTGAGGGTGGTACAGCAACATTTTTGATTTTTTCTGACTTCGACAATCAAGTCATAGTCCGTCGCTTGAATCATCAAGAAACACTTTTACTAAACCATTGTGATGGAACACATACGCTTGCTTCTTTGAAGCACGAAGGTAGTTATTTCAACTATACGGATTTAGATACAATCAATCTTGTTCATCAATTAATAATTGAAGGCATTATCGTGGATCTACAGGATGAATTGAAGTAA
- a CDS encoding DUF692 domain-containing protein, with translation MQSTTTTLSPLSTGLPRASAGLNLCHENASDVWHQRPSLDFLQIHPEHLIQEEGGTYRDQLDDLRHAYPIILHGFGLSLGSCAPLDQDYLQLVKQVLKEHPEAVFSDHVSWSSLSHHHFHDLLPLVMNDETLDYMVERIDQAQELIGQPILLENISSYMRFRDSTYDEPSFINALTKRSGSYVLMDVNNLWANAVNFGDDPLTQLMQYRQDSIRGYHLAGCTRQKVGNGEVYIDYHGEAVHETVWDLYAKALGYFGAWPTLLEWENHVPPLERTLQEVNRIRRCLDELSITSGAL, from the coding sequence ATGCAGTCAACAACGACGACACTGTCACCATTGTCCACCGGTCTTCCGAGAGCATCTGCTGGACTGAACCTCTGCCATGAAAATGCATCGGACGTTTGGCATCAGAGGCCATCGTTGGATTTTCTGCAGATTCATCCAGAACATCTGATTCAAGAGGAAGGTGGCACGTACCGTGACCAGCTGGATGACCTGAGGCACGCCTATCCCATTATCCTCCACGGCTTCGGTTTGTCCTTAGGTTCATGTGCCCCTTTGGATCAGGACTATCTGCAGCTTGTGAAGCAGGTCTTAAAGGAACATCCCGAGGCCGTTTTTTCTGATCATGTCTCTTGGAGCTCACTATCGCATCATCACTTCCACGATTTGCTTCCATTGGTAATGAATGATGAGACTCTCGACTATATGGTGGAACGTATTGATCAGGCTCAAGAATTAATCGGACAGCCCATATTGCTCGAAAATATCAGCAGTTACATGCGTTTTCGAGACTCAACCTATGATGAGCCCTCATTCATCAATGCGTTAACCAAACGATCAGGCTCATATGTATTGATGGATGTTAACAACCTCTGGGCAAATGCAGTCAATTTTGGCGATGACCCGCTCACACAGTTGATGCAGTATCGCCAAGACAGCATCCGTGGTTACCATCTTGCAGGATGCACCCGACAGAAGGTTGGCAACGGTGAAGTTTACATTGACTATCACGGCGAGGCAGTTCATGAAACTGTTTGGGATCTGTATGCAAAAGCGCTTGGATATTTTGGTGCCTGGCCAACTTTGTTGGAATGGGAGAACCATGTCCCACCACTTGAACGTACACTCCAGGAAGTCAACCGCATCCGTCGTTGCCTTGACGAGTTATCTATAACATCAGGTGCATTATGA
- a CDS encoding LptF/LptG family permease, with the protein MNESIRLSIRRLIQRIPLLDRWLIGELLGPLLFAIAAFTVVSLSVGVMFELVRQIVESNLPVAIAVQVLLLRLPSFLVISFAMATLMASLLAYSRLSANSELTALRSVGVTATRMIVPALVVALLMSGLTFVFNDVVVPRANRSAEITLRRALGKAIATEKGSNIVYSRFGRIEDPDGSSSKGLAQLFYARQFLDGVMSGVTVLDFTRAGFTQMLVADRAVWNESQAKWQFFDGQILTLTPSGSTTSADFDQYLYPLSAAPIRIAQLPKDANNMTVAEALRARDLLEQAGDIKEARRLQVRIQEKFTLPMACLVFGLIGASLGAKPNSRTSRSQGFGISVVLILVYYVLSFSFSSLGVKGTLPPLMAAWIPVLISLAGGGWLLRQASR; encoded by the coding sequence GTGAACGAATCCATCAGGCTTTCCATCCGACGGCTCATTCAACGGATCCCTCTGTTGGATCGTTGGTTGATCGGCGAGCTTCTCGGTCCCCTGCTCTTCGCGATTGCCGCCTTCACGGTGGTCTCTCTCTCGGTGGGGGTGATGTTCGAACTGGTGCGTCAGATCGTTGAGTCAAATCTTCCTGTCGCCATCGCTGTGCAAGTGCTCTTGCTCAGGCTGCCCAGCTTTCTGGTGATCTCATTTGCGATGGCAACCCTCATGGCCTCGCTATTGGCCTACAGCCGTCTGTCAGCCAACAGTGAGCTCACTGCCCTGAGAAGTGTTGGGGTCACCGCAACGCGCATGATCGTGCCTGCTCTGGTCGTGGCGCTGCTGATGTCCGGCCTCACCTTCGTCTTCAACGACGTGGTGGTGCCCCGAGCCAATCGTTCTGCCGAGATCACCCTGCGTCGTGCTCTCGGAAAAGCCATTGCTACAGAAAAAGGAAGCAACATTGTGTACTCCCGATTTGGTCGTATTGAGGACCCCGATGGCAGCAGTAGCAAGGGACTCGCCCAGCTGTTCTATGCCAGGCAGTTCCTGGATGGCGTGATGAGCGGAGTCACTGTTCTCGATTTCACCCGTGCTGGATTCACCCAAATGCTTGTGGCTGATCGTGCTGTTTGGAACGAAAGCCAAGCAAAATGGCAGTTCTTCGATGGACAGATTCTTACGCTGACGCCGTCTGGAAGTACAACATCGGCTGATTTTGATCAGTATCTCTATCCACTCAGCGCGGCTCCAATCCGGATCGCGCAGTTGCCGAAGGATGCGAACAATATGACGGTTGCTGAAGCGCTTCGTGCCAGAGATTTGCTGGAGCAAGCTGGTGACATCAAAGAAGCACGACGGCTACAAGTGAGAATTCAGGAAAAGTTCACTCTGCCGATGGCCTGCCTGGTCTTTGGCCTAATCGGGGCCAGCTTGGGCGCCAAGCCAAACAGCCGCACGAGTCGTAGCCAGGGCTTCGGGATCAGCGTTGTCTTGATTCTTGTGTACTACGTGCTCAGTTTCAGCTTCAGCTCGTTAGGAGTGAAGGGCACCCTTCCCCCGCTGATGGCAGCTTGGATTCCTGTTTTGATTTCACTGGCTGGTGGTGGATGGTTGTTGAGGCAAGCTAGTCGTTGA
- the lptB gene encoding LPS export ABC transporter ATP-binding protein — protein MSLSLNGVSLTLGGRPLVRNLTLSLDPGEVIGLLGPNGAGKTTSFNLVIGLLRPDSGEVLLDGHPVANLSMPQRARLGIGYLPQEPSVFRQLTVRENLQLVLSQSGLSGIQYRERLQQLIRDFHLDPFLNRCGYQLSGGERRRCEVARALAVGLEGPRYLLLDEPFAGVDPLAVADLQQLIHSLRQRGMGILITDHNVRETLAITDRAYILTDGSILASGLSEQVANDPLVRRHYLGEGFQL, from the coding sequence CCCTCAGCTTGGATCCCGGGGAAGTGATTGGACTCCTTGGACCGAATGGCGCTGGTAAAACAACCAGCTTCAATTTGGTGATCGGATTGCTCCGTCCAGACAGCGGAGAAGTTCTGTTGGATGGCCATCCCGTCGCCAACTTGTCCATGCCCCAGCGGGCACGTCTCGGAATCGGCTATTTGCCCCAAGAGCCCAGCGTCTTTCGTCAGCTCACGGTGCGGGAGAACCTGCAATTGGTGCTTAGTCAGAGTGGGCTTAGCGGCATTCAGTACCGCGAACGCCTGCAGCAACTGATCAGGGACTTTCATCTTGATCCGTTTCTCAACCGGTGCGGCTACCAGTTGTCAGGTGGGGAGCGTCGACGCTGCGAAGTCGCCCGGGCCTTGGCAGTGGGATTGGAAGGTCCCCGATACCTACTCCTGGATGAACCCTTCGCAGGCGTCGATCCACTTGCCGTCGCCGACCTTCAGCAACTCATTCACTCCCTGCGCCAACGAGGAATGGGAATTTTGATCACAGACCACAACGTGCGTGAAACCCTGGCGATCACCGATCGTGCTTACATCCTCACCGATGGAAGCATCCTGGCCTCCGGATTGTCCGAACAGGTCGCCAATGACCCGCTGGTCCGGCGTCATTACCTCGGTGAGGGATTCCAGTTGTGA